One Perca flavescens isolate YP-PL-M2 chromosome 5, PFLA_1.0, whole genome shotgun sequence genomic window, tgaaTTAAAATTTGAATCGcgttatgattttggctcctaacgatcacaaaaacagaataatcgattattttgcacattacattttgcaagtaaactcctattttgtttttttaaagttcaataattgcaacatctttccaaaagtcaatgagtaatcatgTTACATAATcaggatttcaatattgaccaaaataatcgtgattataattttttcccataatcgagcagccctataaACTTGTCTTAAACAtgtctatttgtttttttttaaagtctattCTACCGCTTTTCCGCTGTTTGACTTCGATTGAGCGTAACGTGGAACAATGTCAAATATCAATCGGCACTCCCAATGACCGAGTGATGATCCAGTTTTTCTGCAGGCATGGTAGGAAGCATTGCATTTTGTATTATAAGTTAGCTGCAGGTAAAGGAAAGATTCAGGATTGTAGAGTCCAATCATATTTGATTGTAACAACATCatattttgtatacatttttgatGGACTTCTGAAAACCCTAAACCTTTTTTCTTTACTTGGCCAGTTTTCTTTAACCATGTCCAAAATGACCTGTATCAACACTATGCTGCTGCAGACACTGCATTACATGTTATCATCACTTGGTGGCAGTGTGAGTGTGCTCCAAATATCCAGTCTTCTTTCTGCTTTTGTGATAGGCATCACTAAGACCCACAACCTACGTTTTCAGGAAAGTGAGGCTCTGCAGGCAGTGTTTGCCTCGCACCTCTGCCCCAATGGGCTGAAAGCTCCTGCCAGGTTAGCAGCTCAGTATTCTGTTAATGAAGTTAGAACCTCAAAGTTCTATCGCATACAACAATACAACTTCAGGAGTGTTGTGTGATTGAGTAGGACAACCTAAATCTTTGTTCTCTTTATGCTTAGAAATCCatctttaagcttttttttttgtgataagTGGATTCACTGTAAAATCTATTAGGTATATGGTAGCTGCCAGCTGGATTCAGCAGTCCAGTCTATTTAGTGAAGAGAGAATGGGTGTTCACAATGTTTTGTACTCTCAGCTGGCTctgggcaaacacacacacacacacacacacagcgtcagTTCAATGCAATTCAGTTTAATCAACCAGATTGACAAGGACATAAACATTAAGTATCATCCATCAGTAGCACAGCGTTGACATAAGGCTCTCTGCTCGATGCTTAGGCCGATTCTGTGTGGGTtggcttttgttttgttctctctctctctgcaggcttCTAGGTGATATGGTGATGCATTTCCCAGTGTCCCAAGAGGAAATCACTCTCTCCATGACTCCTCAGAGAGTCAGTCTGAAAAATTACTACGAGGGGGGAAATGGTGAGCTAACGTTACACTGTGATTTGGCCCaggccccctaatactgtgaCTGACAGATACCAGCTTTGAGACATTTGACAACCTAACCTGATAATAGAAATGCTGCATATTTAATTcctcaaacacaaaaaaatgttgtgaagTTACTATTTGACTTGGATTTACTTCTGTCACAGATCACATGAAGACTATGTGCACTGAGATGTCCTTACACCCAGACGAGTTTGACTACTTTCAGATCGGAGTAGAGTCGGACATAACTTTCTGTCTGAAGGAGTTGAGGGTAACAGGGTTATTTTTGGAGGCTCCTTTTATCCTGTCACATGAGAATAttatgtgtatctatgtgtgtgtgtgtgtgtgtgtgcacgtgcgtgcgtgtgtgcgtgtatgacTGGCTCAGCAGTATTTCATGTctaagagatcatatttctggTCCTGTTATGTGGATACTCAAGTACTCTAACAAAGTGTACTTGGCTCTCCGTATGGTTTCCATGTAAACTTCCCCTCATTGCCATATCTCATCTTCATAGCAAAAATAGTGTGACATAAGTGACGTATATTATACCACTTCATAGAAAAGGTAATTGAAGTTGAATAAGTTGCAGAAATTATCATTTATGAATGGTGGTTTGTTATGAAATGTGTAACTTTTAAGCCAAAAAGgcatgtgtttgtattttaagGAGGTGGCTCAACTGAAGTTGATATCAAACTGTTATAATTGTTAGAAAAGAGCAAAACATTGTATCTTAGAGATCTATACTACTATAAATGTCACTTCCAGAATAAGTGATTTCAGTCTGAATGAACACAGCTCAGTTTAAATTGCTTTGCTCTGTATTAGCTTAAAAAAGGAAGTAAAAGGACTTGATTGGTCATTTGGAAATTTGAGACTTGACCTGCATTAACGCCCGTAACCCTTGTCTCTAATGTTTTAGAATGTTTCTTGGTCACCCCGCTGCTCCTCTTTTAGCCAGCCAAGTCTTCTTGTTCATGTCGGTTTAGGAAAATCGGGTTTGGATGGATTAGAAGCCAGGCTTTAGGTTTAAGTCAGCCTCAATTTACTCTTACTTTAGCATTGATATTTTTCTTTAGCCTGATCATCGTAAACATGCCATGGCCCTACTCTAAAAATGACAAGCTATTAAAATGTCACAGTCatgacatggatgcacacaagCATTTCTCAGTTTTTGACAgtgaattgctttttttcaGGGTTTACTGTCCTTTGCAGAGTCACATTGCCTTCCTGTGTCCGTCCACTTCGGTGCTGCAGGAAAGTAAGTCTTCGTATCTCAAGTTGCAAGGACCAACGTCAGTCTGTGTCCCAACTGAGTGCGTAATTAACACCAGATTACTTCAAAATTCACTCAACTATTTTGTCTGTGGCTGGTGGGTCTGATTATATTATCAGCCATTTTAAAGATTGACCAATTATGGTGAGTTTTTCTATTGGCTGGTAAAACAGTAGAAGATctggtttaaaaaaaggggGATTATGTAGTTAGATTTCTGTCAATGTTAGACGTGTCATTGGTGTTGTTTGCAGGCCTGTGTGCTTCTCCGTGGAGGACATGGTCTTGGAAGCTACTGTGGTGTTGGCTACTCTGAGCGACTCTGAAAGCAAGGGCTCCTCTCAGCCTACAGAGACACTGACCCCTTCTACCCCCAGGTAACAAACACTGTGCTGTCACTTTTAATCTTGTCTGCAATCATTGGGAATCTCATCAGCACAGTTGCACCGATTATAAAAATaagatttattttcttgttaTTTTGACCCGGCTACGTCCTTTTCACAACTGAAATCTTTGTAGGCTCAGTTTCACTGATCTACTGTGACTGTGTATTCAAAAGTATAATTGAATCTTCCCGCAGGGCTACCTGAGCTTCTCTCCTGGCACTCAGTCTGGGCAGATTGCCCTCATTGGCTGTTTTTAGCTTCCTGAGAGCATTGTGTTACAGCAGACAGCCTTGTGTCTGTTAGGGCAAGTCCAGGACTTGTGTTTATGTTAGAAGTCTGTAATCCTTATTATCTTTATGCTAGCCTGCTTGGCTGTTCTGTCAGTGTCACTGTCCTGCTCtgctaactctctctctctctgtgttgtacTGTGTTTTGGGATCTGGGTGGATCCTGTCTGACTGTTGAACATCTGGGTAGTTTGTTGCTTGGATTGCTTGTGTGCACAGCTGGGGGTCTGCAGAGACACGGCTGACCTGATGAGCAGGCAGTTCTGTAGGGCTCCTGTCCACGCTGTTCAGGAATTCAGCTTCAACCTGCACTCCTTAACCTTTATACAGCCATTATATTTTTTGGTTGTCCGTGATTTTCTCAGGAACACCTGGAGGGattttcttcaaatttggcacAGACAGACGTCCACTTGAAGGATGAAGTAATTGGTTTTGGGCCATGACTCAAGAGTGAATATGTTCATTACGATAAACTTTCACACAAATGTGTAACAGGCTAAAATGCAGAAGTAATGACGTTTTATATCCAGAGGGTTAAaggtcaacttcactgtgacatcagcaaaaaacacttttctggccATTATTCATTACTCAGGAACTGAAGGGGAGACATTTGGTTGGACACTGAATTGGCGACACTAGTCTTGGGTGCCCACCTTGAAACTGTGGTGATTTGTATAGATCCTCTGTGCTACCGGGTTGAAGATGTGTGAAGCATccatgtttaaaaatgtgtagCTTCTTTGCAGCAACATCCACATTTGAAGCATTGCCTACTGTCATGGCTACACCTTTGTGTGCTATCCTGTTCCTCTTGAAGTCCTCCAACAGCTCATTGGTTGTGCTGATATTGAGCTTCAGGTGATTGCCGTCGCACCATGTGACGAAGCTCTATAAGTCCTCTGTACTCCGCTGTAAAAAATAGTCTCAGCATGTTTCTCACTGGAATACATGTGAATATAGTgataacatttcattaaaaaaaaaacttaataccTTATTCCTTTAAAGTCTTTACTACATATGTTATGAGCCTGGACAGTCATTGAcgtaaactgcaacttgactggttaGCGAGGCGGTAATTCTAGGTTTCTAGAAAACTTGCTTCCCTGCTGCCTCAGGGGCTTTTTGAGGTTGTCTGGAGACTTTTTAAAACCAGCTTGCTCTCTTCTTCCTGCAGTGCGCCTCTTTGTACTTCTGGAGGTCGATGATGCGTAGTGTGGTTACATGCACAGGGTTGTTTTGTTACTGTGCTCACTGCTCAAAGCCACTTTTAGTAAAAGCTAATACAGAGCCGCACGCCCTGTTCATGAACGTCATTTGTAAAGTGGAATAAACATAATGTCCTTTAAACATTTGAACTCCTAAAGTCAATAATAATTTCAGGTTTATTACTCTCGTTAATATATTTGACTGTTTTAGTCAGAATATAACTTCATATCTTGGCTATTGAATATGTTGTTTAGACACCACTGTCCTCTTTTCTCTGCCTTTTAATTGGCCATTCCATGGCATTAACACATCTCCACTCCCTCCATTGGATATTTAAGTAAGTATCTGCATGCTCAGGAGTCAAATTTCACTGAGACATACTGTGACTTCACTGCGTTGTCTGCGCTGGGACAGAATTGTTAGTAGCGGCTACAGAACATGGCACTGTAAACCACAATTACACCGCATACAGTGTCATGGCTATTTTTGCCAGCATAGGAACTGATTATTACCATTATCTGGGTGGAAAACGCTTGCCGCAGAGatgagtgtgttgtgtgtttttcaggtgTGCAGATGCTGCTGTTCTACCTGTGGGTTCATGTGAGGCAGACAGCAGTATGGCACAGGATAATCCTGCTGTGATGGAGATGATACCATCCAGCCAGGGCAGCCCTATAACCAACCTACCTGCTCTTATGCTGCTGCAGCCTGAGACTGATGACCCTAACGGTCGCGGTGTAGCTGATGAGGCCTTTGCCAGCGCCACCTCGACTCCTGCTTCCTCCATGGTAACAACAGCTTCCTGTtgggttttcattttttactgGGAACCTCTCTTAAGCTCGCAAGCTTTAGGCTGCGTTCACACTCACTGCGTccttaaggccgttttatggttccggggaggctccacgcagagctttcgccgtagcctacgtaagtggcctgatgtttatacttgtgtgcgtcgagcggtgtgtgtgtgtttggggagtgggtgatagagcgagggagaagtgagagagtgacggcgattagcttcggagcgagtagcgactctagagtcatactgagagaaaacaaagtgtttcccctgtgttttctgaccatggtgggaaatctggagcaggagaagttaaccctctccttgattttcATGttgagaaccaggaaatgagttggggggaaatgcaacgctaccaagccgtGGCCAAGTGACGTGCGTTGCGTAGTaaaatttttcgagaggtgcacgtcaggctacggcgtagggtccggcgtagacgcagaagGGTCTGCGGCGGTACGTGGGCGACGAAAACCCCAGTGCGGCgaaaacgcaggtctttccattcatttcaaaatcctgtttttgcccttattgtgaaaaagacaaaactccgactaagctgtttacatggcttatgaaagtgaatattcccgttgacattttcaaagtttaccagcaATGTACACACGTCCATacatacatgtccaaagaacgcctctaaaacccaaataagACCCGAATATCccatgtcttaatcggaaaatgctatagtgggaaaaaaggccttattcagaATATCCAAACAGAATATGCCGTTTACATGaactgtatcaaattcggaatattgtcatattctgaataatagtggaattttggtgtgcatgtaaacgtactcagtgggtctatcgctgccacaagaaagttttaaaacaataAGAGGGTAAAAATAATCGAAACACCAGCACTtaactgcccaggagtttgtgtaacagcttAATGTTTCCTGCAACTACAGAGCACAGTCCCAGGTCTCTTTTGTTTCTCTCGTTCTTCATTATCTTTTacatcacacaaatgggccatttaAGTGACACTCCCATTGAAGCACAACCCCGCGGCGAATCGCCGGATGGCTTTTTCTAGTCGACATGGGCCCTTACAGTTTCCACAGGACGGGTGGCATTGTTAAGTGCCTTTGAAGTGCTTTAAGTGTTTTACTTTGACCTCTACTGGAAGTATGCCCAGAGTGCCATATTGCCTCACCACATGAGGTGTGACCGAAGAAGACAAGCAAGGTGACACTGGATGTGGGGGATGGGAAGTCTTTTGTTTCTCCGCGTTGAATGTGGGagatcatatattttttttattttgccccCTCAAGAGGTGAATATCATCTTGTCAGACGCGGTTCTAGAGACCTGATGCAGcattcatatttttcttttattgtatcAAGAACAAGTAACGAAAAATCTACTCACAATTAAAAGGAAACTCGTTTCTGCTGTACTGAAATATTGTTTTGATAAAAATATACACTTAACATACGTTGCGTCTACTTCCATCTAGATCTGCTCGCTCCTGTTCAGGGCCTCAGAGCAGGACGGTGATGGCTGTGCTGCCAGACTGCCTGTTCTGGCATGCTACAGTGACGAAGAGGAGAATTTGGAGGAAGACTACACAAGAAGCCCTTCCCTCTGAGAACAGGGCTGAGCTTGTGACTTGTTAAAAGTAGGCCACAACATTCAAGTGTAGTCTGAATGATAGGATCTTAATTCATTTGTGTTTGATGTAACTTTTAAAAGTTTTATAAGCAGTATGTCGTTGATAGCTCAAGGCTATAGCTTTgcttgtttaaattattttcaaaGTGTAAAGTTTCCGCACAATGTTCAGTTGTAAATTCAAGAGAATGTATttataatgattatttatcaaataatacatcaattaatttatttagGTAACTatattgtgtgaaaatgtgtacTTTTTGCTGTCGTCTTTGAAAACATGACTTAAACCTGAATATACCACACCGGTGTATGTATGCCCGAGGAATGTGGGAGTACACACAGAAATTGTACAAAGCGTTCTGAAGCAATATCTTTTTCTAGACCGGAGCCTGAGTTGAGTGGGGTAAACACACTGGATGCAGAGCTGAGTGATAATTTGTCGATGTGAAAATACAGCCCTGGAGGCATCCGGCATAGGAGTAAACGCCTCTGCAATGTATTGCTCAATACTAAAACATGCTAAATAGTGTTCTGATCTAAAACCAACTGCCGGTTTGTGCTCATATCACAGCCATCCAATACACAAGAATAATAAATACTATActctttatttaaatattgtacagatttgaaaactttttttttttttttttttttttttagagcttaGATCTTCATTGAACTGTACACCCAAAATATATACAGACGCATGCTCTGGTTGTAACAAAGGGTTTGGAAGAGGAATATGAGGTGACAGGGCAGGTATGAGTCAGGAAGCAGGAACCACAAAGCCAACGGTGGCAGTTCCATCTGACCGGGAGAATTGCTTTGTAATATGGTTAAGGCTGCTTAGATTGTCCTCAGTGCTAGAACACTTTAAAACTCCCATTTCGACCATTCACTGCTCTTCCATGCCCATTTTAAAAAGGACACCTGACACTGCAGTCTTCCAGTGGGAACTTGTCAGCTTAAGTAGGAATACAGTCCATTAGATAGTGCAGATTGTAAACAGTGATCTGAAGATCCACAGGGAGGAGTTTCTAAGCGTTGCAATGGCTTTTATCACTATTCCTAAGCTCCTGACTGTGTGCAGAGAAGCCGATTTCAGGAGATGAAAGGTTTACATACTGTAGGTAAAAATATCTAGTGTTAAGACAGCAGGGCATGATGGGAAAGCTTTTTTGACTCTTTTTGCCTACCTAACAGTTTCCAGCTTTGTGCTCAGCACCTGGCACATAGTCAGGGGTTTAAGGAATTATGGACGTTTGCCAGGATCAACCACACCTGATATAAGGCACATCattaaaacattacacaaaatatggattttttttttttttttttttactaagaaATATTTTCAACTGTGGGTGAAAGTGGTGGTAAATGCAGAGTGCAAATCTGTAATGATGTAATGGAAACATTAAAATTTTTCACATGAAATCGGCAGTGACCCGACTTAAAAAATGTGCCCTTGGAGGTCTGAAgcaggagggggagagagggaggagagagaggggtatgGAAATGCTGATTG contains:
- the rad9b gene encoding cell cycle checkpoint control protein RAD9B isoform X2: MNCVLEGSGVKAFGKAIQSLSRIGDELWLDPMVRGSILPLFRCLTSIERNVEQCQISIGTPNDRVMIQFFCRHGITKTHNLRFQESEALQAVFASHLCPNGLKAPARLLGDMVMHFPVSQEEITLSMTPQRVSLKNYYEGGNDHMKTMCTEMSLHPDEFDYFQIGVESDITFCLKELRGLLSFAESHCLPVSVHFGAAGKPVCFSVEDMVLEATVVLATLSDSESKGSSQPTETLTPSTPRCADAAVLPVGSCEADSSMAQDNPAVMEMIPSSQGSPITNLPALMLLQPETDDPNGRGVADEAFASATSTPASSMICSLLFRASEQDGDGCAARLPVLACYSDEEENLEEDYTRSPSL
- the rad9b gene encoding cell cycle checkpoint control protein RAD9B isoform X1; the protein is MNCVLEGSGVKAFGKAIQSLSRIGDELWLDPMVRGLALRSVNSAHSAYACFLFSPLFFQHYSLGSASEQSSETVKCKLAMKSILPLFRCLTSIERNVEQCQISIGTPNDRVMIQFFCRHGITKTHNLRFQESEALQAVFASHLCPNGLKAPARLLGDMVMHFPVSQEEITLSMTPQRVSLKNYYEGGNDHMKTMCTEMSLHPDEFDYFQIGVESDITFCLKELRGLLSFAESHCLPVSVHFGAAGKPVCFSVEDMVLEATVVLATLSDSESKGSSQPTETLTPSTPRCADAAVLPVGSCEADSSMAQDNPAVMEMIPSSQGSPITNLPALMLLQPETDDPNGRGVADEAFASATSTPASSMICSLLFRASEQDGDGCAARLPVLACYSDEEENLEEDYTRSPSL